DNA sequence from the Trichocoleus desertorum ATA4-8-CV12 genome:
TCAAATTTAGTAAGTTTTAAAGATCTAAATTTAGCTTTTTGTTAAATAAGCCTTTTAGTATTTGATACAAGTAGCTCAAATGGGTATTCCAAGTCGGCGAATCCCATTGCACTCAACGTCGTACCTTTATTGATTGCTTGCTTATAACGCTCCGACTCTCGAATAGAGGGTAGCATCAGTTCCTCACCAACCTCCTCACGCATCCCATCTACTGCTAAGCGGCTCTCTTGACTTTGGTTATTACCAATCCAGCGATCGCGAAATGGAAGAACTCCCATCACCTTCGCCTGAGTTGCACCAATATCTTGCAAGTTGTAGAGCAAATCGAGGGTACGCACTAGAGAGCCATAACCTTTAACTGACGCTTCGGCGGGGATGATTAAGAAATCTGCGGCTCCCATAACTGATAAGCAAATTTGCGATCGCTGAGGTGGCGCATCAATGATGCAAACCTTAAAAACATCAGCAACAGCCTCCAAGCGACGTTTGAGCAGAGTTGCTCCAACCCCACTATTAGACAGATAGTCTTGTACGTTATCCAGTTGATCATCAGACGGAATCAAAAATAAGTTGTCATTGACCTCAACTGGGTAGATACAGTCCTCAGCAGTAACAGACTTTTTAATAAACTCCAGCAGAGTTGGTTGATTCGGCTGAAGCTCAAATCCTAAATATGTTGTGAGATTGTGCTGGGGATCAGCATCCACCATCAAGGTAGCAAAACCCTGTTGAGACAAAAGCCGCCCCAGCATTAGAGCAGCAGTTGTTTTACCCTGCCCACCTGAAAGAGAAGTGATTGCAAGAGTCAGCATAACCGTGTTGATGAGTTATCTTAGTTAAATATAAAAACTTAAATTAGTAAAGTATAAAAAGCTAATTTTAGCTTTTTACTGAGTTTGCAATAGCTAAAATGCTAACTTCAAGTTGCACGATTAAATTCTATTGGCCTGATATTTCTTAGTTAGTATCAGACAAGCGGTCCATCAATTAACTTCAGAGCAAGTTGAAATTCCAGAGCAAAGCGGAGGAAGCCATGACCATCGCAGCACTAACCTTAGGAGAACAACGCATCGTTCTGCACAACGTTAGCTGGCATTTATTTGAGCTGATGTTGGATGAGCTTAGCGAAACCAGTAATGCTCGATTAGCTTATGACCAAGGAACTCTGGAAATCATGTCCCCTTTGTTTCCTCATGAACATACCAAACGCCTAATTGAGAAGCTGATCGATGTCCTTGTAGAGGAGCTGAACTTACCAATTCGGAGCGCAGGCGCATTGACGTGTAAACGGGAGGACTTATTGAAGGGCATCGAACCAGACTCCTGCTTCTATATCCAAAACGAACCCAAGGTGAGAGCGCTAGAAACGATTGACCTCGATCGCGATCCTGCCCCCGACTTAGTGCTGGAAGTAGACTTTAGCAGTTCATCTCTCAACAAAGAGCCGATCTATGTTGCTTTAGGAGTGCCTGAAATCTGGCGCTATTCCAATGGTGAGTTAACTATCAAACAGCTACGGCAGGGACAATATACTCAACTTGGATACAGCCCTACCTTCTCAAACTTGCCGTTGACCATCATTC
Encoded proteins:
- a CDS encoding Uma2 family endonuclease translates to MTIAALTLGEQRIVLHNVSWHLFELMLDELSETSNARLAYDQGTLEIMSPLFPHEHTKRLIEKLIDVLVEELNLPIRSAGALTCKREDLLKGIEPDSCFYIQNEPKVRALETIDLDRDPAPDLVLEVDFSSSSLNKEPIYVALGVPEIWRYSNGELTIKQLRQGQYTQLGYSPTFSNLPLTIIPRFLNQSPEIGEVGVIRAFRAWIREQSRSL
- a CDS encoding ParA family protein yields the protein MLTLAITSLSGGQGKTTAALMLGRLLSQQGFATLMVDADPQHNLTTYLGFELQPNQPTLLEFIKKSVTAEDCIYPVEVNDNLFLIPSDDQLDNVQDYLSNSGVGATLLKRRLEAVADVFKVCIIDAPPQRSQICLSVMGAADFLIIPAEASVKGYGSLVRTLDLLYNLQDIGATQAKVMGVLPFRDRWIGNNQSQESRLAVDGMREEVGEELMLPSIRESERYKQAINKGTTLSAMGFADLEYPFELLVSNTKRLI